From Chaetodon auriga isolate fChaAug3 chromosome 10, fChaAug3.hap1, whole genome shotgun sequence, a single genomic window includes:
- the uckl1b gene encoding uridine-cytidine kinase-like 1 isoform X1 encodes MNSLPAYSGARISGCWTLRSDGSGGGEGSLDRLLPAVSTGLSPRKRTTSQCKSEPPLLRTSKRTIYTAGRPPWYNEHGTQSKEAFVIGLCGGSASGKTTVARKIIEALDVPWVVLLSMDSFYKVLSSEQQTLAASNDYNFDHPDAFDFDLLTHTLRKLKQGKSVKIPVYDFTTHGRQKEWKTVYGASVIIFEGIMAFADKKLLQLLDMKIFVDTDSDIRLVRRLRRDITERGRDIEGVIKQYNKFVKPAFEQYIEPTMRLADIVVPRGGGNMVAIDLIVQHVHSQLEERELSVRAALASAHQAQPLPQTLSVLESTPQVRGMHTIIRNKETSRDEFIFYSKRLMRLLIERALSFLPSQVHTVQTPQGEDYEGRTFHGKRITGVSILRAGETMEPALRAVCKDVRIGKILIQTNQDTGEPELHYLRLPKDISEDHVILMDCTVSTGAAAMMAVRVLLDHDVQEDKILLVSLLMAEMGVHSVAYAFPQVKIITTAVDKKVNDLFHIIPGIGNFGDRYFGTDAPPDWSDEEMDEPSY; translated from the exons ATGAACTCGCTACCGGCTTACTCAGGAGCTAGAATATCTGGCTGTTGGACTCTAAGATCTGATGGCAG TGGAGGTGGTGAGGGATCACTGGACCGGCTTCTCCCCGCAGTAAGCACAGGCCTTTCACCCAGAAAAAGGACCACCAGCCAGTGCAAGTCTGAGCCTCCTCTCCTACGCACCTCCAAACGAACCATCTACACTGCTGGCCGCCCACCCTGGTACAACGAGCATGGAACACAGTCCAAAGAGGCCTTCGTCATTG GCTTGTGTGGCGGCAGCGCTTCAGGAAAGACAACTGTGGCCAGGAAGATAATTGAAGCTCTAGATGTGCCGTGGGTTGTGCTGCTGTCTATGGACTCTTTTTACAAG GTCCTGTCCTCAGAACAACAGACTCTGGCAGCCAGTAATGACTATAACTTTGACCACCCCGATGCCTTTGACTTTGATTTGCTGACACACACCCTGCGCAAGCTCAAACAGGGCAAGAGCGTGAAAATCCCTGTGTATGACTTTACAACTCATGGGAGACAGAAGGAGTGG AAAACCGTATATGGAGCGAGTGTTATCATCTTCGAGGGAATCATGGCCTTCGCAGATAAAAAGCTCTTGCAG TTGCTGGACATGAAGATTTTTGTGGACACGGACTCTGACATCCGGCTGGTGCGTCGGCTGCGGAGGGATATTACAGAGAGGGGCAGAGACATTGAAGGTGTCATCAAACAGTACAACAAGTTTGTCAAGCCAGCGTTTGAGCAGTACATTGAACCCACCATGCGCCTGGCAGATATTGTGGTTCCTCGTG GTGGTGGCAACATGGTGGCCATCGATTTGATCGTGCAGCATGTCCACAGTCAGCTGGAGGAG CGCGAGCTCAGCGTCAG GGCAGCCCTGGCTTCTGCACACCAGGCCCAACCCCTCCCCCAGACCCTCAGTGTTCTGGAGAGCACGCCCCAGGTCAGGGGCATGCACACCATCATCAG AAACAAGGAAACCAGCCGCGACGAGTTCATCTTCTACTCCAAGAGGTTGATGCGTCTGCTGATCGAGCGAGcgctctccttcctcccctcacag GTCCACACAGTCCAGACCCCCCAGGGAGAGGATTATGAAGGCAGAACTTTCCACGGGAAGAGG atcaCGGGCGTGTCTATCCTTCGAGCCGGGGAGACCATGGAGCCGGCGCTGAGGGCCGTCTGCAAAGACGTCCGCATCGGAAAGATCCTCATCCAGACCAACCAGGACACAGGAGAGCCAGAG cttcattACCTGCGTCTGCCAAAAGACATCAGTGAAGATCACGTGATTCTGATGGACTGCACTGTGTCGACGGGAGCTGCGGCCATGATGGCTGTCCGAGTCCTGCTG GACCACGATGTTCAGGAGGACAAGATCCTGCTGGTGTCTTTGCTCATGGCTGAAATGGGAGTCCACTCAGTGGCCTACGCTTTCCCACAGGTCAAGATCATCACCACAGCTGTCGACAAGAAGGTCAACGATCTGTTCCACATCATACCTGGCATAG GAAACTTCGGGGATCGATACTTTGGAACAGACGCGCCGCCTGACTGGAGCGACGAAGAGATGGATGAGCCCAGCTACTGA
- the uckl1b gene encoding uridine-cytidine kinase-like 1 isoform X3 has product MSAVSREERLAKMENDEKTSSVPNSGGGEGSLDRLLPAVSTGLSPRKRTTSQCKSEPPLLRTSKRTIYTAGRPPWYNEHGTQSKEAFVIGLCGGSASGKTTVARKIIEALDVPWVVLLSMDSFYKVLSSEQQTLAASNDYNFDHPDAFDFDLLTHTLRKLKQGKSVKIPVYDFTTHGRQKEWKTVYGASVIIFEGIMAFADKKLLQLLDMKIFVDTDSDIRLVRRLRRDITERGRDIEGVIKQYNKFVKPAFEQYIEPTMRLADIVVPRGGGNMVAIDLIVQHVHSQLEERELSVRAALASAHQAQPLPQTLSVLESTPQVRGMHTIIRNKETSRDEFIFYSKRLMRLLIERALSFLPSQVHTVQTPQGEDYEGRTFHGKRITGVSILRAGETMEPALRAVCKDVRIGKILIQTNQDTGEPELHYLRLPKDISEDHVILMDCTVSTGAAAMMAVRVLLDHDVQEDKILLVSLLMAEMGVHSVAYAFPQVKIITTAVDKKVNDLFHIIPGIGNFGDRYFGTDAPPDWSDEEMDEPSY; this is encoded by the exons ATGTCTGCCGTTAGCAGGGAAGAAAGGCTCGCAAAGATGGAGAACGACGAGAAAACTTCCTCTGTACCGAACAG TGGAGGTGGTGAGGGATCACTGGACCGGCTTCTCCCCGCAGTAAGCACAGGCCTTTCACCCAGAAAAAGGACCACCAGCCAGTGCAAGTCTGAGCCTCCTCTCCTACGCACCTCCAAACGAACCATCTACACTGCTGGCCGCCCACCCTGGTACAACGAGCATGGAACACAGTCCAAAGAGGCCTTCGTCATTG GCTTGTGTGGCGGCAGCGCTTCAGGAAAGACAACTGTGGCCAGGAAGATAATTGAAGCTCTAGATGTGCCGTGGGTTGTGCTGCTGTCTATGGACTCTTTTTACAAG GTCCTGTCCTCAGAACAACAGACTCTGGCAGCCAGTAATGACTATAACTTTGACCACCCCGATGCCTTTGACTTTGATTTGCTGACACACACCCTGCGCAAGCTCAAACAGGGCAAGAGCGTGAAAATCCCTGTGTATGACTTTACAACTCATGGGAGACAGAAGGAGTGG AAAACCGTATATGGAGCGAGTGTTATCATCTTCGAGGGAATCATGGCCTTCGCAGATAAAAAGCTCTTGCAG TTGCTGGACATGAAGATTTTTGTGGACACGGACTCTGACATCCGGCTGGTGCGTCGGCTGCGGAGGGATATTACAGAGAGGGGCAGAGACATTGAAGGTGTCATCAAACAGTACAACAAGTTTGTCAAGCCAGCGTTTGAGCAGTACATTGAACCCACCATGCGCCTGGCAGATATTGTGGTTCCTCGTG GTGGTGGCAACATGGTGGCCATCGATTTGATCGTGCAGCATGTCCACAGTCAGCTGGAGGAG CGCGAGCTCAGCGTCAG GGCAGCCCTGGCTTCTGCACACCAGGCCCAACCCCTCCCCCAGACCCTCAGTGTTCTGGAGAGCACGCCCCAGGTCAGGGGCATGCACACCATCATCAG AAACAAGGAAACCAGCCGCGACGAGTTCATCTTCTACTCCAAGAGGTTGATGCGTCTGCTGATCGAGCGAGcgctctccttcctcccctcacag GTCCACACAGTCCAGACCCCCCAGGGAGAGGATTATGAAGGCAGAACTTTCCACGGGAAGAGG atcaCGGGCGTGTCTATCCTTCGAGCCGGGGAGACCATGGAGCCGGCGCTGAGGGCCGTCTGCAAAGACGTCCGCATCGGAAAGATCCTCATCCAGACCAACCAGGACACAGGAGAGCCAGAG cttcattACCTGCGTCTGCCAAAAGACATCAGTGAAGATCACGTGATTCTGATGGACTGCACTGTGTCGACGGGAGCTGCGGCCATGATGGCTGTCCGAGTCCTGCTG GACCACGATGTTCAGGAGGACAAGATCCTGCTGGTGTCTTTGCTCATGGCTGAAATGGGAGTCCACTCAGTGGCCTACGCTTTCCCACAGGTCAAGATCATCACCACAGCTGTCGACAAGAAGGTCAACGATCTGTTCCACATCATACCTGGCATAG GAAACTTCGGGGATCGATACTTTGGAACAGACGCGCCGCCTGACTGGAGCGACGAAGAGATGGATGAGCCCAGCTACTGA
- the uckl1b gene encoding uridine-cytidine kinase-like 1 isoform X2 gives MSAVSREERLAKMENDEKTSSVPNSGGGEGSLDRLLPAVSTGLSPRKRTTSQCKSEPPLLRTSKRTIYTAGRPPWYNEHGTQSKEAFVIGLCGGSASGKTTVARKIIEALDVPWVVLLSMDSFYKVLSSEQQTLAASNDYNFDHPDAFDFDLLTHTLRKLKQGKSVKIPVYDFTTHGRQKEWKTVYGASVIIFEGIMAFADKKLLQLLDMKIFVDTDSDIRLVRRLRRDITERGRDIEGVIKQYNKFVKPAFEQYIEPTMRLADIVVPRGGGNMVAIDLIVQHVHSQLEERKLRWDMAALASAHQAQPLPQTLSVLESTPQVRGMHTIIRNKETSRDEFIFYSKRLMRLLIERALSFLPSQVHTVQTPQGEDYEGRTFHGKRITGVSILRAGETMEPALRAVCKDVRIGKILIQTNQDTGEPELHYLRLPKDISEDHVILMDCTVSTGAAAMMAVRVLLDHDVQEDKILLVSLLMAEMGVHSVAYAFPQVKIITTAVDKKVNDLFHIIPGIGNFGDRYFGTDAPPDWSDEEMDEPSY, from the exons ATGTCTGCCGTTAGCAGGGAAGAAAGGCTCGCAAAGATGGAGAACGACGAGAAAACTTCCTCTGTACCGAACAG TGGAGGTGGTGAGGGATCACTGGACCGGCTTCTCCCCGCAGTAAGCACAGGCCTTTCACCCAGAAAAAGGACCACCAGCCAGTGCAAGTCTGAGCCTCCTCTCCTACGCACCTCCAAACGAACCATCTACACTGCTGGCCGCCCACCCTGGTACAACGAGCATGGAACACAGTCCAAAGAGGCCTTCGTCATTG GCTTGTGTGGCGGCAGCGCTTCAGGAAAGACAACTGTGGCCAGGAAGATAATTGAAGCTCTAGATGTGCCGTGGGTTGTGCTGCTGTCTATGGACTCTTTTTACAAG GTCCTGTCCTCAGAACAACAGACTCTGGCAGCCAGTAATGACTATAACTTTGACCACCCCGATGCCTTTGACTTTGATTTGCTGACACACACCCTGCGCAAGCTCAAACAGGGCAAGAGCGTGAAAATCCCTGTGTATGACTTTACAACTCATGGGAGACAGAAGGAGTGG AAAACCGTATATGGAGCGAGTGTTATCATCTTCGAGGGAATCATGGCCTTCGCAGATAAAAAGCTCTTGCAG TTGCTGGACATGAAGATTTTTGTGGACACGGACTCTGACATCCGGCTGGTGCGTCGGCTGCGGAGGGATATTACAGAGAGGGGCAGAGACATTGAAGGTGTCATCAAACAGTACAACAAGTTTGTCAAGCCAGCGTTTGAGCAGTACATTGAACCCACCATGCGCCTGGCAGATATTGTGGTTCCTCGTG GTGGTGGCAACATGGTGGCCATCGATTTGATCGTGCAGCATGTCCACAGTCAGCTGGAGGAG AGGAAACTTCGCTGGGATAT GGCAGCCCTGGCTTCTGCACACCAGGCCCAACCCCTCCCCCAGACCCTCAGTGTTCTGGAGAGCACGCCCCAGGTCAGGGGCATGCACACCATCATCAG AAACAAGGAAACCAGCCGCGACGAGTTCATCTTCTACTCCAAGAGGTTGATGCGTCTGCTGATCGAGCGAGcgctctccttcctcccctcacag GTCCACACAGTCCAGACCCCCCAGGGAGAGGATTATGAAGGCAGAACTTTCCACGGGAAGAGG atcaCGGGCGTGTCTATCCTTCGAGCCGGGGAGACCATGGAGCCGGCGCTGAGGGCCGTCTGCAAAGACGTCCGCATCGGAAAGATCCTCATCCAGACCAACCAGGACACAGGAGAGCCAGAG cttcattACCTGCGTCTGCCAAAAGACATCAGTGAAGATCACGTGATTCTGATGGACTGCACTGTGTCGACGGGAGCTGCGGCCATGATGGCTGTCCGAGTCCTGCTG GACCACGATGTTCAGGAGGACAAGATCCTGCTGGTGTCTTTGCTCATGGCTGAAATGGGAGTCCACTCAGTGGCCTACGCTTTCCCACAGGTCAAGATCATCACCACAGCTGTCGACAAGAAGGTCAACGATCTGTTCCACATCATACCTGGCATAG GAAACTTCGGGGATCGATACTTTGGAACAGACGCGCCGCCTGACTGGAGCGACGAAGAGATGGATGAGCCCAGCTACTGA
- the uckl1b gene encoding uridine-cytidine kinase-like 1 isoform X4: MNSLPAYSGARISGCWTLRSDGSGGGEGSLDRLLPAVSTGLSPRKRTTSQCKSEPPLLRTSKRTIYTAGRPPWYNEHGTQSKEAFVIGLCGGSASGKTTVARKIIEALDVPWVVLLSMDSFYKVLSSEQQTLAASNDYNFDHPDAFDFDLLTHTLRKLKQGKSVKIPVYDFTTHGRQKEWKTVYGASVIIFEGIMAFADKKLLQLLDMKIFVDTDSDIRLVRRLRRDITERGRDIEGVIKQYNKFVKPAFEQYIEPTMRLADIVVPRGGGNMVAIDLIVQHVHSQLEERKLRWDMAALASAHQAQPLPQTLSVLESTPQVRGMHTIIRNKETSRDEFIFYSKRLMRLLIERALSFLPSQVHTVQTPQGEDYEGRTFHGKRITGVSILRAGETMEPALRAVCKDVRIGKILIQTNQDTGEPELHYLRLPKDISEDHVILMDCTVSTGAAAMMAVRVLLDHDVQEDKILLVSLLMAEMGVHSVAYAFPQVKIITTAVDKKVNDLFHIIPGIGNFGDRYFGTDAPPDWSDEEMDEPSY; encoded by the exons ATGAACTCGCTACCGGCTTACTCAGGAGCTAGAATATCTGGCTGTTGGACTCTAAGATCTGATGGCAG TGGAGGTGGTGAGGGATCACTGGACCGGCTTCTCCCCGCAGTAAGCACAGGCCTTTCACCCAGAAAAAGGACCACCAGCCAGTGCAAGTCTGAGCCTCCTCTCCTACGCACCTCCAAACGAACCATCTACACTGCTGGCCGCCCACCCTGGTACAACGAGCATGGAACACAGTCCAAAGAGGCCTTCGTCATTG GCTTGTGTGGCGGCAGCGCTTCAGGAAAGACAACTGTGGCCAGGAAGATAATTGAAGCTCTAGATGTGCCGTGGGTTGTGCTGCTGTCTATGGACTCTTTTTACAAG GTCCTGTCCTCAGAACAACAGACTCTGGCAGCCAGTAATGACTATAACTTTGACCACCCCGATGCCTTTGACTTTGATTTGCTGACACACACCCTGCGCAAGCTCAAACAGGGCAAGAGCGTGAAAATCCCTGTGTATGACTTTACAACTCATGGGAGACAGAAGGAGTGG AAAACCGTATATGGAGCGAGTGTTATCATCTTCGAGGGAATCATGGCCTTCGCAGATAAAAAGCTCTTGCAG TTGCTGGACATGAAGATTTTTGTGGACACGGACTCTGACATCCGGCTGGTGCGTCGGCTGCGGAGGGATATTACAGAGAGGGGCAGAGACATTGAAGGTGTCATCAAACAGTACAACAAGTTTGTCAAGCCAGCGTTTGAGCAGTACATTGAACCCACCATGCGCCTGGCAGATATTGTGGTTCCTCGTG GTGGTGGCAACATGGTGGCCATCGATTTGATCGTGCAGCATGTCCACAGTCAGCTGGAGGAG AGGAAACTTCGCTGGGATAT GGCAGCCCTGGCTTCTGCACACCAGGCCCAACCCCTCCCCCAGACCCTCAGTGTTCTGGAGAGCACGCCCCAGGTCAGGGGCATGCACACCATCATCAG AAACAAGGAAACCAGCCGCGACGAGTTCATCTTCTACTCCAAGAGGTTGATGCGTCTGCTGATCGAGCGAGcgctctccttcctcccctcacag GTCCACACAGTCCAGACCCCCCAGGGAGAGGATTATGAAGGCAGAACTTTCCACGGGAAGAGG atcaCGGGCGTGTCTATCCTTCGAGCCGGGGAGACCATGGAGCCGGCGCTGAGGGCCGTCTGCAAAGACGTCCGCATCGGAAAGATCCTCATCCAGACCAACCAGGACACAGGAGAGCCAGAG cttcattACCTGCGTCTGCCAAAAGACATCAGTGAAGATCACGTGATTCTGATGGACTGCACTGTGTCGACGGGAGCTGCGGCCATGATGGCTGTCCGAGTCCTGCTG GACCACGATGTTCAGGAGGACAAGATCCTGCTGGTGTCTTTGCTCATGGCTGAAATGGGAGTCCACTCAGTGGCCTACGCTTTCCCACAGGTCAAGATCATCACCACAGCTGTCGACAAGAAGGTCAACGATCTGTTCCACATCATACCTGGCATAG GAAACTTCGGGGATCGATACTTTGGAACAGACGCGCCGCCTGACTGGAGCGACGAAGAGATGGATGAGCCCAGCTACTGA